One part of the Desulfonema ishimotonii genome encodes these proteins:
- a CDS encoding HNH endonuclease signature motif containing protein — translation MSKNVDKLLQYGIDNVLAEKAASSGITVTNARTLSQKNMVAKYGLTKEEAKIISHAVKRTPIDLNTVQILLERSNYVCNICKGQKSHAYIIHHIEEYSTTQNNNYENLIVLCPNDHDLAHKGGLTLKITKDQLRKSKEAWEKQVEISNAQTAASRIQVNDDAIDYVNVNRIEELCVRLFKKIPKTTITDKLRNLKILGPTNSFDQKFVQSNLSGGRYLFDYTNCQETEHYKQLLMKISKAIEFVDLDSLANKGFKTLLSLEGNYAYFIGGVFAKGPALPINESTPPIIMYYKRKKLRIEWILDPIYLISMSAIIRVDGKNRYIVYCLIRTVEKMDDGTIFVKASPLLIAQPTKYINKTPMIAYKKQYERDVEEERFEEVWIDA, via the coding sequence ATGTCAAAAAATGTTGATAAGTTGTTACAGTATGGGATCGACAATGTGTTAGCAGAAAAAGCTGCTTCATCTGGAATCACAGTCACAAATGCGAGAACACTCAGTCAAAAGAATATGGTCGCAAAATATGGCCTTACCAAAGAGGAGGCCAAGATAATTAGCCATGCGGTCAAGAGAACCCCTATTGACCTTAACACTGTACAAATACTTTTAGAACGAAGTAATTATGTATGCAATATCTGTAAAGGTCAAAAAAGTCACGCATACATAATTCATCATATTGAAGAATATTCAACCACACAAAACAATAATTATGAAAACCTCATTGTTCTTTGCCCGAATGATCACGATCTCGCTCATAAAGGTGGGCTTACACTAAAGATTACTAAAGATCAATTAAGGAAGAGTAAAGAAGCATGGGAAAAACAAGTAGAAATTTCCAATGCCCAAACAGCTGCATCAAGAATCCAAGTGAATGACGACGCTATAGATTATGTAAATGTCAACAGAATTGAGGAACTATGCGTAAGGCTATTTAAGAAAATCCCCAAAACCACAATAACAGATAAGCTCAGGAACTTAAAAATATTAGGGCCTACAAATTCATTTGATCAAAAGTTTGTTCAGTCGAATTTATCTGGCGGTCGCTACCTGTTTGATTACACAAACTGCCAAGAAACTGAACATTACAAGCAATTGTTGATGAAAATATCAAAAGCCATTGAATTTGTTGATCTCGATTCTTTAGCTAATAAAGGTTTTAAAACTTTACTCAGTCTTGAGGGAAATTACGCATATTTCATTGGTGGTGTCTTTGCAAAAGGGCCTGCTCTTCCGATAAATGAAAGTACCCCTCCGATCATAATGTATTACAAAAGGAAGAAGTTGAGAATCGAGTGGATTTTAGATCCAATTTATCTAATTTCGATGTCAGCAATTATACGTGTCGATGGAAAAAATCGCTATATAGTGTATTGCCTTATTCGAACTGTTGAAAAAATGGACGATGGAACCATATTTGTAAAAGCAAGCCCTCTACTCATTGCTCAGCCGACAAAGTACATCAACAAGACTCCCATGATCGCATACAAAAAACAATATGAGCGTGACGTTGAAGAAGAACGTTTTGAGGAAGTTTGGATCGATGCCTAA
- a CDS encoding methyltransferase domain-containing protein — MADISVEKREAFSRKMVDILNSGAVNLAMAIGYRTRLFDVMETFDAPRTVSAIAGKAGLSERYVREWLGVMCTAGVVELTGENGKSRYFLPGEHAAFLTRNAGNNNLGVYTQEIPLLTRCAMEPVVDGFRTGNGVPYSHYPSFQSFMTELGNAKHRRVLVDNFLPSVGGGEIVARLKTGIRVCDLGCGEGVALLLMAEAFPESRFTGIDLDEKALDMAREAAADEGLENIELLTRDAALLETDTGLSGAFDYITAFDAIHDQTAPLAALRGVRHMLAKGGVFSMIDIASETGHAENMDHPMAPFLYTVSLMHCMAVGLVNGGTGLGMMWGREKAVEMLAEAGFDAVDVIEMADDPFNLHYFCRK; from the coding sequence ATGGCTGATATTTCAGTGGAAAAGCGGGAGGCATTCTCCCGGAAGATGGTTGATATTTTAAACAGCGGCGCGGTCAACCTCGCCATGGCAATCGGCTACCGGACCCGCCTGTTTGACGTAATGGAAACATTTGACGCGCCCCGGACGGTTTCGGCCATTGCCGGAAAGGCCGGTCTGAGTGAGCGGTATGTCCGGGAATGGCTTGGCGTGATGTGTACCGCCGGTGTTGTGGAACTGACGGGAGAGAATGGAAAAAGCCGGTATTTTCTGCCCGGAGAACACGCCGCCTTTCTGACCCGGAACGCGGGAAACAACAATCTGGGGGTTTACACCCAGGAAATCCCCCTGCTGACACGGTGTGCAATGGAACCGGTGGTGGACGGGTTCCGCACCGGCAACGGGGTTCCGTATTCGCATTATCCGAGTTTTCAGTCATTTATGACGGAGCTGGGCAATGCCAAGCACCGCCGGGTGCTGGTGGACAATTTTCTGCCGTCGGTGGGTGGCGGGGAGATCGTGGCCCGGCTGAAAACCGGTATCCGTGTCTGTGATCTGGGATGCGGCGAGGGCGTGGCGCTGCTTCTGATGGCCGAAGCCTTCCCCGAAAGCCGGTTCACGGGCATTGACCTGGATGAAAAGGCCCTTGATATGGCACGGGAGGCGGCTGCGGACGAAGGGCTGGAGAATATCGAATTGCTGACCCGTGACGCGGCCCTGCTGGAAACGGACACCGGCCTGAGCGGCGCGTTTGATTATATCACCGCCTTTGATGCCATCCACGATCAGACCGCCCCGCTGGCCGCCCTGCGCGGCGTGCGGCACATGCTGGCAAAGGGCGGGGTTTTCTCAATGATCGACATCGCCTCGGAGACCGGACACGCCGAGAATATGGATCATCCCATGGCCCCGTTTCTGTACACAGTGAGCCTGATGCACTGCATGGCTGTGGGGCTGGTCAACGGCGGCACCGGTCTGGGCATGATGTGGGGGCGGGAAAAGGCCGTGGAGATGCTGGCGGAGGCCGGATTTGATGCGGTGGACGTGATTGAAATGGCCGATGACCCGTTTAACCTGCATTATTTTTGTCGCAAGTAA
- a CDS encoding amino acid ABC transporter permease, translating to MRYQKRKITGLDILLGLLLLCAFLYLAYRVRVGLQYKWNWEVIPRYLFRYDPEKERWVANLIMQGFFNTIRLSIWSTVLAMLFGTVMGFCRTGKSLFKRLLGGTYVEMIRNLPPLVLVFIFYFFVSDQIMPMLGVENFVRNASQTTRDVLTFLFAPPRFFSAFLSAMISLAIFEGAYITEIVRAGIQSVEKGQWEASSALGFSWWQQMRHIILPQAIQRILPALAGQFISVIKDSSIVSVISVQELTFQGMELMSATYLTFEIWITVSVLYLILTLTCSLAVEQLEIYMQRNQS from the coding sequence TTGAGATACCAAAAGAGAAAAATCACCGGACTTGATATCCTTCTCGGGCTGCTCCTGCTATGTGCGTTTTTGTACCTCGCATACCGGGTAAGGGTCGGGCTTCAGTATAAATGGAACTGGGAGGTTATCCCCCGGTATCTGTTCCGCTACGACCCGGAAAAGGAGCGGTGGGTCGCCAATCTGATCATGCAGGGGTTTTTCAACACGATTCGGCTGAGCATCTGGTCCACGGTCCTGGCCATGCTCTTCGGGACCGTCATGGGCTTCTGCCGGACGGGCAAAAGCCTTTTCAAGCGGCTGCTGGGCGGAACCTACGTGGAGATGATCCGCAATCTTCCGCCCCTGGTGCTGGTCTTTATTTTTTATTTTTTTGTCAGCGACCAGATCATGCCGATGCTGGGGGTGGAGAATTTTGTTCGGAACGCCTCTCAGACCACCCGGGACGTTCTGACATTTCTGTTTGCGCCGCCCCGGTTTTTTTCGGCGTTTCTGTCGGCCATGATCTCGCTGGCCATCTTTGAGGGGGCCTACATCACCGAGATCGTCCGGGCCGGTATTCAGTCCGTGGAAAAGGGGCAGTGGGAAGCATCTTCGGCGCTGGGATTTTCCTGGTGGCAGCAGATGCGCCACATTATCTTACCCCAGGCCATTCAGCGGATTCTGCCGGCCCTGGCCGGACAGTTTATCTCCGTTATCAAGGACTCTTCCATTGTTTCGGTGATCTCCGTTCAGGAGCTGACCTTTCAGGGAATGGAGCTGATGTCCGCCACCTATCTGACGTTTGAGATCTGGATTACCGTCAGCGTCCTCTACCTGATCCTGACGCTGACCTGTTCTCTGGCGGTGGAACAGCTTGAGATTTACATGCAGCGGAACCAGTCCTGA
- a CDS encoding YbjQ family protein — MAELIINLGIPLCLIALGYFCGTWTEQRHYRSIEAREKALVRLPATTAKNVDVNEADVERAEMVWGSVVVSNDYFKRLLAALRNIFGGRVKSYESLVDRARREAMLRMKEMAPDATIILNVRLETATIGRSANKKGMVGSVEALAWGTALTLRQ; from the coding sequence ATGGCTGAACTGATCATTAATCTGGGCATCCCGCTGTGTCTGATCGCGCTGGGCTATTTTTGCGGCACCTGGACCGAACAACGGCATTACCGGTCCATTGAGGCCCGTGAAAAGGCGCTGGTCCGTCTGCCTGCCACCACGGCCAAAAATGTGGATGTGAATGAGGCGGATGTGGAAAGGGCGGAGATGGTCTGGGGCAGTGTCGTCGTTTCCAACGATTATTTCAAGCGCCTCCTGGCGGCGCTGCGCAATATTTTCGGTGGCCGGGTGAAGTCCTATGAAAGCCTTGTGGACCGGGCGCGGCGCGAGGCCATGCTCCGCATGAAAGAGATGGCGCCGGATGCCACCATTATCCTCAACGTCCGCCTGGAAACCGCCACCATCGGCAGGAGCGCCAATAAGAAGGGGATGGTCGGGAGTGTCGAGGCCCTTGCCTGGGGCACCGCCCTGACCTTGCGGCAATGA
- a CDS encoding ABC transporter permease subunit translates to MNTFQTYLHIILPQAFRRVLPPLTSQAISLIKDSALVSTIAIYDLTMQGQAVISETYLTFELWFTIAAIYLMITIPLSLGVNLMEKYLRPASQ, encoded by the coding sequence ATGAACACCTTTCAGACCTATCTGCATATCATTCTGCCCCAGGCATTCCGGCGGGTTCTGCCGCCCCTGACGAGCCAGGCCATTTCCCTGATAAAGGACTCCGCCCTGGTCAGCACCATCGCCATTTATGACCTGACAATGCAGGGCCAGGCGGTTATCTCCGAAACCTATCTGACCTTTGAGCTGTGGTTCACCATTGCCGCCATTTACCTGATGATCACCATTCCGCTGTCACTGGGCGTCAATCTTATGGAAAAATATCTCCGGCCAGCGTCCCAGTAA
- a CDS encoding M48 family metallopeptidase: MIRFTPRLPEENVNVTPVSPLRELFVLISGLIAVAVGIYFLLGFAVDLIVPHISPGLEHALARHITERFAGSEQTDDRSGALQSLADRLKNGCVDLPYDLTVFVADDARVNAVALPGGNIVVFSGLLEKMSSENEMAFVLLHEMGHFVHRDHLRGMGRALVLVALSAFFLGPDNPVGGMLVQGLHLSEMKFSREQETHADRFALRALNCSYGHIAGATEFFKKMGQEETPAGAIGQFYLSHPESRKRIAEMEAYGQANDFPARGVLRPLPDGIR, encoded by the coding sequence ATGATAAGATTTACCCCCCGTTTGCCGGAAGAAAATGTCAATGTGACGCCGGTGTCGCCCCTGCGCGAGCTGTTTGTGCTGATTTCCGGGCTGATCGCCGTTGCGGTGGGCATCTACTTTCTGCTCGGATTTGCCGTTGATCTGATTGTGCCGCACATCTCGCCCGGGCTGGAACATGCCCTGGCCCGGCACATCACCGAGCGGTTTGCGGGTTCGGAACAGACAGACGATCGGTCCGGGGCGCTTCAGTCCCTGGCCGATCGCCTGAAAAACGGGTGTGTTGATCTGCCCTATGACCTTACGGTCTTTGTGGCGGATGATGCCCGGGTCAACGCCGTGGCCCTGCCAGGCGGGAATATCGTGGTCTTTTCCGGGCTTCTGGAGAAGATGTCATCGGAGAATGAGATGGCCTTTGTCCTGCTGCACGAGATGGGGCATTTTGTTCACCGGGACCATCTGCGGGGCATGGGCCGCGCCCTGGTGCTGGTCGCCCTGTCCGCGTTTTTCCTGGGGCCGGACAACCCGGTCGGGGGTATGCTGGTGCAGGGGCTGCATCTGTCCGAGATGAAATTTTCCCGCGAGCAGGAGACCCACGCGGACCGGTTCGCCCTCCGCGCCCTCAACTGTTCCTACGGGCACATTGCCGGGGCCACGGAATTTTTCAAAAAGATGGGGCAGGAGGAGACGCCTGCGGGGGCCATCGGCCAGTTTTACCTGAGCCACCCGGAATCCCGGAAGCGGATTGCGGAGATGGAGGCCTATGGCCAGGCAAATGATTTTCCGGCGCGGGGTGTGTTGCGCCCGCTGCCGGACGGGATACGGTGA
- a CDS encoding DUF2760 domain-containing protein, whose product MDVVKAYSGRSFFWILFFMALLGVMIDGLLYMGLDFIMIRLSGLPPGDAGLSEVTALLEMVRQYYMPATAGLLLIVTLLLWLCSRLSLVKLMKKYSAAQPPEKAGDTPKKTPAADRRARQQHEQRLFLHLLSSLQREGRLIDFFTEELDEYDDEDIGAAVRDIHEKCKKAMDKYLKTEAIVEKEEDEDITVEPGFDPNAIKLTGNVTGEPPFKGVVRHRGWKAGKIDMPALSGDRDPAIIAPAEVEIL is encoded by the coding sequence ATGGATGTTGTGAAGGCCTATTCAGGTCGCTCTTTTTTCTGGATTCTTTTTTTTATGGCATTGCTGGGAGTGATGATTGACGGTCTGCTTTACATGGGGCTGGATTTTATAATGATCCGGTTATCCGGTCTGCCCCCCGGCGACGCAGGCCTCTCCGAAGTCACTGCCCTGCTGGAGATGGTCCGCCAGTATTACATGCCGGCGACAGCCGGGCTGCTGCTCATCGTAACGCTGCTGCTCTGGCTCTGTTCCCGCCTTTCTCTGGTAAAACTGATGAAAAAATACAGCGCCGCGCAGCCCCCGGAAAAAGCAGGCGATACGCCGAAGAAAACACCGGCGGCAGACAGACGTGCCAGACAACAGCATGAACAGCGTCTTTTTCTTCACCTGCTCTCATCGCTTCAGCGGGAGGGACGGCTGATCGATTTCTTTACAGAGGAGCTGGATGAATATGATGACGAGGATATCGGTGCGGCGGTCCGTGACATTCATGAAAAGTGTAAAAAGGCAATGGACAAATACCTGAAGACCGAGGCGATTGTGGAGAAGGAAGAAGATGAGGATATCACTGTTGAGCCGGGATTTGATCCCAATGCCATCAAGCTGACCGGCAATGTGACCGGTGAGCCGCCGTTTAAGGGGGTTGTGCGTCACCGGGGCTGGAAGGCCGGAAAGATCGACATGCCCGCCTTGTCCGGCGACCGTGACCCGGCCATCATCGCCCCGGCGGAAGTTGAAATTCTGTAA
- a CDS encoding potassium channel family protein, with protein MNTDKIRLRIYLAIFTALLSLGILGFMFFENFSFVDAIYFSIVTMATVGYGDLHPQSDIGKLLALIMITGGVGTFLGVVASITDIFVNRREESLRHQKLNMVTGLFFSEMGNGLLKRLTRLDPEIERLHKILRISPKWSDADFNRANTALKGHRFATDSRRGDLPALREYLQNQATLLLRLIENPIIQEHENFTDLLRAIFHLRDELLNRSELTELIPPDRLHLEGDMVRIYKLLIFEWLRYMHYLRKNYGYLLSLAMRVNPFDPEANVIVGSK; from the coding sequence ATGAACACAGACAAAATCCGCCTCAGAATATACCTGGCCATATTCACGGCCCTGCTCTCGCTCGGCATCCTGGGCTTCATGTTTTTTGAAAACTTCTCGTTCGTGGATGCCATCTACTTTTCCATCGTTACAATGGCGACCGTGGGATATGGCGACCTCCATCCTCAGTCCGACATCGGAAAGCTCCTGGCCCTCATCATGATCACCGGCGGCGTGGGGACGTTTCTCGGCGTCGTGGCCAGCATCACCGACATCTTTGTCAATCGCCGGGAGGAATCTCTCCGACATCAGAAACTCAACATGGTAACCGGCCTGTTTTTCAGCGAAATGGGCAACGGCCTGCTGAAACGCCTGACCCGGCTTGACCCTGAAATAGAGCGCCTGCACAAAATTCTCAGAATCTCGCCCAAATGGTCGGATGCGGATTTCAACCGGGCAAACACGGCCCTGAAGGGACACCGCTTTGCGACAGACTCACGCCGTGGCGACCTCCCCGCACTGCGGGAATACCTGCAGAACCAGGCGACCCTTCTCCTGAGACTGATCGAAAATCCCATTATTCAGGAGCATGAAAACTTCACGGACCTGCTCCGCGCCATTTTTCACCTCCGGGACGAACTCCTCAACCGTTCGGAACTCACCGAACTGATCCCCCCTGACCGGCTGCATCTGGAGGGGGACATGGTCCGAATATACAAGCTGCTGATATTTGAATGGCTGCGCTACATGCACTACCTGAGAAAAAATTACGGCTACCTCCTCTCCCTGGCCATGCGCGTCAACCCCTTTGACCCGGAGGCAAACGTCATCGTCGGCAGCAAATAG
- a CDS encoding amidohydrolase family protein gives MYKNFNTNYQRSKYDNLWLDTTMVITDYFQLKEKISLGHYRSDRIMYGSDFPNIPYAWDRELKELKAAAISRDALEKISAKNAADFFSLG, from the coding sequence TTGTATAAAAACTTCAACACGAATTACCAGAGATCCAAATATGACAATCTCTGGCTGGATACCACTATGGTCATCACGGATTATTTTCAGCTTAAAGAGAAAATCAGTCTCGGCCATTACAGATCAGACAGAATCATGTACGGTTCCGATTTCCCGAACATCCCGTATGCGTGGGACAGGGAGCTTAAAGAACTGAAAGCGGCGGCTATCTCCCGCGATGCTCTGGAAAAGATATCCGCCAAAAACGCCGCCGATTTTTTCAGTCTCGGATAA
- a CDS encoding ABC transporter permease subunit (The N-terminal region of this protein, as described by TIGR01726, is a three transmembrane segment that identifies a subfamily of ABC transporter permease subunits, which specificities that include histidine, arginine, glutamine, glutamate, L-cystine (sic), the opines (in Agrobacterium) octopine and nopaline, etc.), protein MTESDSRPHTTIPAYLKKRFPVMDIAKFVLVIGGIIWFMVRSAGNIGYNWQWYRVPPCIFRYDDGKFFSGPLLDGLWVTLQITGISLVMAFAFGLITAFLRLSHAFTGRMLARLYLEVIRNTPLLVQLFCIYFVLAPILDISRFTSAILALSLFEGAYASEIFRAGIISVHRGSGRPHTVSE, encoded by the coding sequence ATGACTGAATCCGATTCCCGGCCGCATACGACAATCCCGGCTTATCTGAAAAAACGGTTCCCGGTGATGGATATCGCCAAATTCGTCCTGGTGATCGGCGGCATCATCTGGTTTATGGTGCGAAGCGCAGGCAATATTGGCTATAACTGGCAGTGGTACCGGGTGCCCCCCTGTATTTTCAGATATGACGATGGGAAATTCTTTTCCGGTCCGCTCCTGGACGGTCTGTGGGTGACATTGCAGATTACCGGCATCAGCCTGGTCATGGCCTTTGCCTTCGGGCTGATCACCGCATTTCTGCGCCTCTCCCATGCCTTTACCGGGCGGATGCTGGCCCGGCTTTACCTGGAGGTCATCCGGAACACGCCCCTGCTGGTCCAGTTGTTCTGCATCTACTTTGTGCTGGCCCCCATTCTTGACATCAGCCGCTTCACGTCGGCGATTCTGGCACTCAGCCTTTTTGAAGGCGCGTATGCCTCGGAAATATTCCGGGCAGGCATTATCTCCGTTCACAGGGGCAGTGGGAGGCCTCATACAGTCTCGGAATGA
- a CDS encoding transporter substrate-binding domain-containing protein, translated as MKKRSCFLSLAVSIALILSFALPAYSGKIQQELVSESTVEQVLKRGVLRVGMSTFVPWAMKDKNGELIGFEIDVAKKVAEDMGVKAEFIPTKWAGIIPALLTGKFDVIIGGMGIIPKRNLKVNFTIPYDYSGMSMVAHRELAKGFASLEDFNKPDVTIAVRIGSTAASAAKEFMPNAKIRMFDDEAQAYQELMNGKAHAVIGSAPTPAFHALKNPEKLFLPLSKTFTREPIGFAVRKGDSDTLNFFNSWIRFNQDNGWLKKQKHYWFETNEWEAMVQ; from the coding sequence TTGAAAAAGCGATCTTGTTTTCTGTCCCTGGCTGTCAGTATTGCGTTGATTCTGAGCTTTGCGCTTCCCGCCTATTCGGGCAAAATTCAGCAGGAGCTTGTGTCCGAAAGTACGGTTGAGCAGGTTCTGAAGCGCGGGGTGCTGCGGGTGGGCATGTCCACCTTTGTCCCCTGGGCCATGAAGGACAAAAACGGCGAACTGATCGGATTTGAAATTGATGTGGCAAAAAAAGTGGCCGAGGACATGGGGGTCAAAGCGGAGTTTATCCCCACCAAGTGGGCCGGCATTATCCCCGCCCTGCTGACCGGAAAGTTCGACGTGATCATCGGCGGCATGGGGATCATCCCCAAGCGTAACCTGAAGGTCAATTTCACCATCCCCTACGACTATTCGGGCATGTCCATGGTCGCACACAGGGAGCTGGCCAAAGGTTTTGCCAGTCTTGAAGACTTTAACAAACCCGATGTGACCATCGCCGTGAGGATCGGGTCCACTGCCGCGTCTGCGGCCAAGGAATTCATGCCCAACGCCAAAATCCGGATGTTTGACGATGAGGCCCAGGCCTATCAGGAGCTGATGAACGGCAAGGCCCATGCGGTGATCGGCTCTGCACCGACCCCGGCATTCCATGCCCTGAAGAACCCTGAAAAGCTTTTCCTTCCCCTCAGCAAGACGTTCACCAGGGAGCCCATCGGCTTCGCGGTCCGCAAAGGGGATTCTGACACCCTCAACTTTTTCAACAGCTGGATTCGTTTCAACCAGGATAATGGCTGGCTCAAAAAGCAAAAACACTACTGGTTTGAAACCAATGAATGGGAAGCGATGGTGCAGTAG
- a CDS encoding YbjQ family protein — MIFTNIESVPGKAIVEHFGLVSGSTIRAKHIGRDFMASLKNMVGGELKGYTQLLQESRDEAVNRMEAQARQLGANAIINIRFSTSSVAQGAAELYAYGTAVRVE, encoded by the coding sequence ATGATTTTTACGAATATTGAATCGGTTCCCGGTAAGGCAATTGTTGAGCATTTCGGACTGGTTTCGGGCAGCACCATCCGCGCCAAGCACATCGGCAGGGATTTTATGGCCAGCCTTAAAAACATGGTGGGCGGCGAGCTGAAGGGCTATACCCAGCTTCTTCAGGAATCCCGGGATGAGGCCGTGAACCGGATGGAGGCACAGGCCCGGCAACTCGGAGCCAATGCCATTATCAATATCCGTTTTTCCACCTCTTCCGTGGCCCAGGGCGCTGCCGAACTTTACGCTTACGGCACGGCAGTCCGCGTCGAGTAA
- a CDS encoding Hsp70 family protein, translated as MADPVYVIGIDLGTTNSVVAYTEADVEKGKTPEIRVLEIPQLVDAGSVEKRSVLPSFIFLPGKHDVAEDALKLPWDEKNTRAVGEFARERGSEIPQRLVASSKSWLCHTLVDRNKPVLPWEGPEEMEKMSPVAAASVILKHIRDAWNSTMAAEDEALRMENQDVLLTVPASFDAVARDLTVKGAEMAGLTHITLLEEPQAAFYAWIESAGEDWRKQVEKGDLVLVCDVGGGTSDFSLINITEENGDLMLERIAVGDHLLVGGDNMDLALAYTASQQLNSKKKKLDAWQMRGLWHACRKAKETLLSDPEAKEYPITILGRGKRLIGGAQKTKLARDVVENIIVDGFFPVCKATDSPTAPQKTGIQELGLAYESDPAITRHLASFLGRRKEKDGKKGKNGPKVIPTAILFNGGVMKAGPVRKRVLDVISSWDKPDSQKPVREIATNDFDLTVARGAAYYGLARRGSGIRIRGGLSKSYYIGVAASLPAVPGMPVPIKALCVAPFGMEEGTQTTLPDQEFVLVVGEPVKFEFMGSSGRLDDRAGTVVDDWEDEIGEITTIETTLDGEMGSTIPVVLEVRATEIGTLELWCVSRENAEQRWKLEFNVRDQSDDES; from the coding sequence GTGGCAGATCCTGTTTATGTCATCGGAATTGATTTAGGTACGACCAACAGCGTTGTGGCGTATACAGAGGCAGACGTGGAAAAGGGAAAGACGCCGGAAATACGTGTTCTGGAAATTCCGCAGCTGGTTGACGCAGGCAGTGTTGAGAAACGGTCTGTGCTGCCGTCATTCATCTTCCTGCCCGGAAAACACGATGTGGCCGAAGACGCCCTGAAACTGCCCTGGGACGAAAAAAATACACGGGCGGTGGGCGAGTTTGCCAGGGAACGCGGTTCCGAGATTCCCCAGCGGCTGGTGGCCTCATCCAAATCATGGCTTTGTCACACCCTGGTAGACCGGAACAAGCCGGTTCTGCCCTGGGAAGGCCCTGAGGAGATGGAAAAAATGTCGCCTGTGGCGGCGGCCTCCGTCATCCTGAAACACATCCGGGACGCCTGGAATTCGACAATGGCCGCAGAGGACGAAGCGCTGCGGATGGAAAATCAGGATGTGCTGCTCACCGTTCCGGCGTCGTTTGACGCCGTTGCCAGAGACCTGACCGTCAAGGGCGCGGAGATGGCAGGGCTGACCCATATCACCCTGCTGGAAGAGCCGCAGGCCGCCTTTTACGCCTGGATCGAATCTGCCGGGGAAGACTGGCGGAAGCAGGTGGAGAAGGGCGACCTGGTACTGGTGTGTGACGTGGGTGGCGGCACATCCGATTTCAGTCTCATCAACATCACCGAAGAGAACGGGGATCTGATGCTGGAGCGTATTGCCGTGGGAGATCATCTGCTGGTGGGCGGCGACAATATGGACCTGGCGCTGGCCTATACCGCGTCTCAGCAACTGAACTCCAAAAAGAAAAAACTCGACGCCTGGCAGATGCGGGGGCTCTGGCATGCATGCCGCAAGGCCAAGGAAACGCTGTTGTCAGACCCGGAAGCCAAAGAATATCCCATCACCATACTGGGCCGGGGAAAGCGCCTTATCGGCGGCGCTCAGAAGACCAAGCTCGCCAGAGATGTGGTTGAAAATATTATTGTGGACGGCTTTTTCCCGGTGTGCAAGGCGACGGATTCCCCCACAGCCCCTCAGAAAACCGGCATTCAGGAATTGGGGCTGGCCTATGAGTCCGATCCTGCCATCACGCGGCATCTGGCCAGTTTTCTGGGCCGCCGGAAGGAAAAAGACGGGAAAAAAGGAAAAAACGGTCCGAAGGTCATTCCCACCGCCATTCTGTTCAACGGGGGGGTCATGAAGGCCGGGCCGGTCAGAAAGCGGGTGCTGGACGTCATCTCGTCCTGGGACAAACCGGACAGCCAGAAGCCCGTCCGCGAGATCGCAACCAATGACTTCGACCTCACTGTCGCACGGGGGGCCGCCTATTACGGACTGGCGCGTCGTGGGAGCGGCATCCGCATACGGGGCGGCCTCAGCAAATCCTACTATATCGGCGTGGCAGCCTCACTGCCTGCGGTTCCGGGAATGCCTGTTCCCATCAAAGCCCTGTGTGTGGCCCCCTTCGGCATGGAGGAAGGCACCCAGACAACCCTGCCGGATCAGGAATTTGTGCTGGTTGTGGGCGAACCGGTCAAATTTGAGTTTATGGGGTCTTCGGGCCGGCTGGATGACCGGGCGGGGACGGTGGTGGATGACTGGGAAGATGAGATCGGGGAGATCACCACCATTGAGACGACGCTGGACGGAGAGATGGGCAGCACCATTCCCGTTGTCCTGGAAGTCCGGGCTACCGAGATCGGAACCCTTGAACTCTGGTGCGTTTCCAGAGAAAACGCGGAACAGCGGTGGAAACTGGAATTCAATGTGCGGGACCAGTCAGACGATGAATCGTAA